The genomic segment GCCGGCAAAATCAACCCCACTAAGACTTCCAGGCAGCCATCGGAGCTGCGTCAGCGCATTTCCCGCAGCTCCGCCGTACACGCTTGCCATCACACTAATCGCTTTACGTTCCGATCCGTTCGGTGCAACCGTCAGAGCAACTTCGGGCGGTATCGCCACGATACGTATTCCGTTCGTGTCCGGTGCTACGTAAGTTAGCGAAGCCGGGAGTCCGCTGGAGGTACGAACGATGCTTGCACCGTTCGGGAGCTCCAATGATGCAGCAACTTTTATTCCGTCAACATCCGCGAGCCCAGCGGGAACTTCGAATTCGAAAGTAAGTTTTGTCACTGCCTCGCCGCGCGCTCCCATATATGGGGCATATACCGTCTGACTGGAGGAATTGTCTCCAACCATGATAGGAACGACCGGTGTCCCTATCACGGTTACTTCATATCCGTAAAATACCGTAAAGCGAAGCGTGTCGCTCGGTCCGTACAAATCATTGGCCGATGCGGTTAGCACCATCCCCACCCAAGCGGCTTCAAATACCGCCATAGCGTCGTTCAAACTGACAGCAGCTTCATCCAAACGAGTCTGAGATTGATTTTCCGCATCGTCGGAAACAGCCTGCGCTGCATCTATCGCGGTCTGGAAGGCAGCGCGGTCTCCTGCTGATGTCTCCCCTACATCCGTACCTTCTGGATGATCCGTCAACGCCTGCTGCGCCGCTGCGATCGCCGTGTCCAGCGCCGTTGGAATGCCCGCTTGTATAACAGCGGTATTAAAGACTTGAACCGCTGCATTTAACTGGCTAACGGCAGTATCCAGTTGATCCTGCGTGTAATTGCCCGCGTTATCGAGAATCTGCTGCGCCGCATCTATCGCAGTTTCGAGCGCGGTGCGCGTTCCTGCCAAAGTTTGCCCTACATCCGTACCTTGCGGATGATCCGTCAATGCCTGCTGCGCCGCCGTGATCGCCGCCCCCAGCGCCGTTGGAATGCCCGCTTGAATAACAGCAGAATTATAGACTTGAACCGCTGCATTTAACTCGTTAACTGCCGTATCCAGTTGAGCTTGCGTGTAATTGCCCGCGTTATCGAGAATCTGCTGCGCCGCATCGATCGCAGTTTCCAGCGCGGTGCGCGTTCCTGCCGAAGTCTGCCCTACATCCGTACCTTGCGGGTGATCCATCAACGCCTGCTGCGCCGCCGTAATCGCCACGTCCAGCGCCGTTGGAACACCCGCTTGTATAATAGCAGCATTAAAGACTTGAACCGCTGAATCTAACTGGCTAACGGCAGTATCCAGTTGATCCTGCGTGTAATTACCCGCGTTATCAAGAATCTGCTGCGCCGCATCCATCACGGTTTCCAGCACGGTGCGGTCTCCTGCCGAAGTCTGCCCTACATCTGTACCTTGCGGATGATCCGTCAATGCCTGCTGCGCCGCCGTGATCGCCGCGTCCAGCGCCGTTGGAACACCCGCTTGTATAACAGCAGCATTAAAGACTTGAACCGCTGCATTTAACTGGCTAACGGCAGTATCCAGTTGATCCTGTGTATAATTACCCGCGTTATCTAGAATCTGCTGTGCCGCATTGGTTGCGGACTGCAGTGCGGTGCGCGTTCCCGCTGACACCTGCCCCACGTTCACCCCTTGCGGATGATCCGTCAACGCCTGCTGCGCCGCCATGATCGCCGCGTCCAGCGCCGTTGGAACACCCGCTTGTATAACAGCGGCATTGAAGATTTGAACCGCTGCATTTAACTGATTAACAGCAGTATCCAGTTGATCCTGCGTGTAATTGCCCGCGTTATCGAAAATCTGCTGCGCCGCATCCTTCGCAGTTTCCAGCACGGTGCGATTTCCTGCTGAAGTCTGCCCTACATCCGTACCTTGCGGATGATTCGTTAACGCCTGCTGCGCAACCGTGATTGCCACGCCAAGCGCCGTAGGAACACCCGCTTGTATAACAGCGGCATTGAAGACTTGAACCGCTGCATTCAACTGGTTAACTGCCGTATCCAGTTGATCCTGCGTGTAATTGCCTGCATTATCGAGAATCTGCTGTGCCGCATTGGATGCGGACTGCAGTGCGGTGCGCGCCCCCGCTGACGCCTGCCCCACGTTCACCCCTTGTGGATGATCCGTCAACGCCTGCTGCGCCGCCGTGATCGCCGCCCCCAGCGCCGTTGGAATGCCCGTTTGAAGAACAGCGGCATTGAAGACTTGAACCGCTGCATTTAACTGGTTAACTGCCGTATCCAGTTGATCCTGCGTGTAATTGCCCGCGTTATCTAGAATCTGCTGCGCCGCATTGGTTGCGGACTGCAGTGCGGTGCGCGTTCCCGCTGACACCTGCCCCACGTTCTCCCCTTGCGGGTGATCCGTCAACGCCTGCTGCGCAACCTTGATCGCCGCGTCCAGCGCAGTCGGAACACCCGCTTGTATAACAGCGGCATTAAAGACTTGAACCGCTGCATTCAACTGGTTAACGGCAGTATCCAGTTGATCCTGCGTGTAATTGCCCGCGTTATCGAGAATCTGCTGCGCCGCATTGGTTGCGGACTGCAGTGCGGTGCGCGTTCCCGCTGACACCTGCCCCACGTTCACCCCTTGCGGATGATCCGTCAATGCCTGCTGTGTCGCCGCGATCATCGCTGCCAATGCCGCGGGATTGCCAGCCTGGACGATTTGCGCATTGAATGCCGCGATTGAAGAAGTCAGAGGAGTTGCGGCGTTAGCCAAGTCGGAGGCGATGGTGGCATTCCCGATTCTGTCGATAAAAAGCATGGCTGCGTCATAGTCTGCCGATAAGTCGTTGTAGGCATTGGCCGAAACTTGTCCTACGCTGGTGCCTACCAGGTAACTTTTCAACAACGACTTGGCGCTAGAGACCGCTTGAAAAAACGCCGTTCCGTCCACAAACGTATGTCCGTTGCTCGACGCATAAACGGCTACGGGAGAATTCGCAATTCCGAATATTTTCAGATTGCCCGGGTTACCCGCAAATACCCCTGTCCCAAAAGTTGTTGCATTGCCTAACACAGTTATGCTTGTTAAGTTGTTATTATAGAATGAACTACTGGCGACATTCGTTACGCTGGCCGGGATAACAAGTTTCGTAATGTGATTGGTGTCGAAAGCCCCGCCATTAATCGTCTTCAAATTTTCCGATAATTTAATTGATGTCAAATTATTCATATAAAAAGAATAGTTGCCGATCGTCGTCACACTATCTGGAAAAACGACTGTTGTAAGCGGATTGTTCTCGAATGCGCTGGCGCCGATCGTTGTCAAACTGTCTGGAAGGTCTATGGAAGTGAGGCCAGTATAACGGAATCCATACGTTTGAATTACCTTTACGTTGTTTGGAATCACGACGCTCGTAATTTTAGGTTTTCCTGTACCGTACGTATCAAATGCTGATCTCCCAATTTCGGTTACCGTCGTACCCGCGTACTCAGCGGGAATAACCACATTCAGATCGGTACCCCTGTAGTCCGTGACCGTTGCGCCATTGGAACCGATTGTAAAAGTAAAATCGTTCTCATCTGCATAAACAGGTATAATCTGCGAAAATGAAGTCCCGAACGTAAATAATGCAATTAATAGACATATGACTGATTTTTTCATGATTTTTCTCCTTTACTTTAACGCTTGAAATGAGATGACGAAGAGCAGAAAATTGTCGGAAGAGCGGGATAGAGATAGGTTTCTGCAACTGGATGGCAACTACATTTGATTATAACGAAGGCTAATAAAAGAATAATGAAAGAATAATGAAAAAATGAGCCAATTTCGCGCAGTATCAATACTTACGGATTTTTCACGTTTTTGTAAAGCCGCTTTTGAAAAATGCCGTAATATCTAAAAGTGATATATTGGAGGGTCTCTTTGAATATTTTTGGCGAACGAACGAGAGGACATCGGAGTCGGGATAGTCAGGCAAATTAGTGTCTCAACGAGGCGATGTGAAGCATTCGGCAATCGGTTGCATGCTGTCGTCGATGCAGCCAACGCCAAATGACAAGAACTTGAGCATATACTAAAAAAGATCGTGATTTAGTTGGTTATAAAAATATCCCGATGTACCAAGGCTTTAAGCCACATCGGGACTGGCTAAGCTGTGACCAATCTATATTTCTAATCAATGACCAACTAAATCTCAAATCACAACTGTTACAACTGGTTGTTTTCCATGGTTTTGCCCTTTCGAATGATATAATACCCTACTAATTCAAAACGACATTATAATATGTATCAAAAAAAAATCTATTTCATTTTATATTACAATTAGCAATTTAGCAGAAAAATAAAGCATAAGCCGCAGATGGCTGAATCGCACGCTGGCTATTACATTCGTCTGCGGCATGACGATGCAGCCCTGTCAGGTAAGCTGCGCCACTTCTTTTGGCAGCTAGCGCTTTGACTTGAATACTTGCCGGCGCCATATGACAACGATGATTAGAAATAAAGCAATGGCACCTGTAAGCAGCCACCCCACCTGCTCATCATTGAGCTGATCTCCCGCAGCGGTTGCAGCCGGATCAGAAGCACCGTGGCCAGCATGCTCGTTACAGTTGGAGTCGGATGCTGGTGTAGTAGTCGCATTCGTCTGCTGCTCGGTATGTGCAGGTGTACAGACATCAGCGGCGGATACCGATAGCAGTGCAGAACTCCAGAGGCTTATTCCAATAAACAATACCATCAAGAAAGTTAGACTAAGGAACTTCTTTTGCATTTGGCGAACCCCCTTTGCGCTTTCGTTTCCCTATATTTTATTCCTGTGCGCCCAGAACGGAAGCTTGGCCAGTAGAATTTTCACAACTGTTAATGCTTATGCAAAAAAGAGCTAGCGTAAACGGCTGATGCCGTCCTTTGGCGGCAAAGCTATCGTTTCGCGCAACGCTATACTTCCCTATATTTAGAAAAAAGCGCCTCACTGCCTGATCTTTTCGACCAGACGGTAAGGCGCTTTGCTGCTGCAACAGATGCAGCGACTTAAACGATTTGTTTTTGCTTGCCAGGCTTGCTTTTTTCAGCTTCCACTAGCTCAGTCCTAGCCGGCCAGAAAGCTTTTTTGCCAAGCAGCGTTGTAATGGCTGGCACGAGGAATGGTCTTACAATGAACGTATCCATCAGCACGCCAATCGCTGTAATTACGCCGAACTGCACCAATACCTGAATAGGGAGCGTCGCTAGAACCGCGAACGTAGCAGCAAGGATCAACCCTGCGGACGTAATGACGCCGCCAGTCTCTGCTACACCTTCGCGAATGGCTTGCTTGAGCGGCATTTTCGCTTTTTTCTTCCAAATGCTCGAAATCATAAAAATGTTATAGTCCTCGCCAAGAGCAATGAGGAACACGAAGGCATACAGCGGAATCGCTCCTTGAATCGCTTCTGCGCCCATACCATAATGCAAAATAATCCAGCCGAGGCCTAAAGCAGAGCCAAATGACAATAATACGGTGGCAATTAAATAAAGGGCTGCAACGATGGAGCGCAAATATACGATGAGCAGCACTAAAATCATCCCAATGACGAGCGGGATAATGACTTTATTGTCCCGGTCGGTCAACAGCTGCGAATCATGCTGCGTTGCCGTCTGTCCGCCTACCCATACTTTGGCCGCCGCGCTCTCCACGCCTGCTTTATCCAGCGCTTCCTCTGCTGCTCCGCGAAGAAGCGGAACCAGATCCATGGCCTCCTGCGAGTAAGGATTAATGTTTAGCGTTACCTGAACGGATTGCAAATTGGGGTCCTCTTCACTTTGAACCGGCTCCGATACGGAATCAACGAGATCCATATCCGAAAGGCTGGCGACTAGCTCTACCGGCTTGCCCTCGGTTTGAGCCGCCACGGTTATTGGAGCCAATTGGCCTGGTGTGAAAGCTGTTGAAATCGTATCAAAGCCTTCACGCGAAGGCATATCTTTCGGGAAGGACGACAATAAATCATACGTAAACTTAACCTGTGGAGCAAAACCAGCCAGCGCACCGAGAAAAATAACGCTCGCGATAACAACGGTCCAAGGCTTCGCCACGACCAGGCTTCCTACTGCTGTGCCCAGCTTGCTGCCTTGGCGGCGCGGGCGAAACGGCTTGCTGCGCTTCTCTGCCCGCTGCTGCTGCATACCTTCGGTGCGGGGAATGAACGGGAAAAATGAAGCCCTTCCCATAATGGACAATAGCGCAGGCACAAGTGTCAGGCTGGCAATGCCCATAATGAAAATAGACAAGCTGAATGGAATAGCAAAGCGCTGGTAAGCACCATATTTGGCGGCAAGCAGCGCCAGCAAGGACAGAACGACCGTGAAGCCGCTCATTGCAATCGCTCCTGATGCATCACGGAAGGCGATTTTGAGCGCCGTCATCTTATTGTCTTCCCGCTCCAGCTCTTGGCGGAAATGTGAAATAAAGAACAGGCAGTAGTCTGTGCCTGCACCAAACAACAGCACCGTCATGATCGAAATGGCTTGGGCATCTACTGTAATCCAGCCCTCTGATGCAAGCCAGCCGAGAATAGGACTCGTAACCAAATATGCGAACCCTACGCCTACAATCGGAACGACCGCCAAAATCGGCGAACGATAAATAAGCAATAGTAGAATAAGTACAATCAGCACCGTAGCAATAAGCAGCGATACATCCGCTCCTTTAAACAAGGCTGATGCGTCGACCTGAATGCCCACGGGCCCGCTGATTCTCGCACTCAGCGCATCAACACCCGTTGTTGCCGCGTCAAACGGGCTCGTGCCGCCTGCCGCTTCTTTAACAAGCTCTTGCATTTTCTCCAAATTGCTGCGCAAAATTTCCGTATCCGTATTTTCTGCAAAGGTAATCGGTTGAACAAGCGTGCCTCCGTCTTCCGATGCCAGCTTTGAGAGCGCAGGAGCCGGCATTTGATGCAGGGGCAGCAATTCTCCTTGTTCTGGCAGCGGCTGCTCGCTGAGGAGCTGCGACGTTTTCTGAATGAGCGCATAATCCTCTTCCGTAAGCCCGGCATCCCTATGCCATACAAGCAGGGCCGGCACACCAGCCCCATTCGGGAATTTATCCTTTATTAATTGATCTGCAAGCACGGACGGGCTGTCTGTTTCCAGATTGGGCGCATTATTTTTCTCTTGCCCACCAACAGCAGGAAGCCACATGGTTAAAGCCCCTGCAAGCACGATCCATACGATAACGGTAATCCAGCGTGTACGGCGGCCCGCAACCGCACTGCCTAATTTCTCTAGCATTACTCCCATCCTCCGTTTCACATCTTCAGTCATTTGGTTTAAAATAGATTTTGTAGACTAAATTAATTATATATACTCGAAGGTTAATTAATCAACTGCTTTTATTACAATTACATGAACATGGAGGGTCACGACATGGTAGATGAACAAGAAAAGCGCAAACCTGGCCGTCCAAAAGGCAGCAGCACCGCTCAAACGATGGAGAAAATTTTATTTACGGCATCGTATCAATTTATGGAGCTTGGCTTCGAGAAAGTATCGCTCGACGGCGTTGCCAAAGCATCCGGCGTTACCAAGGCGAGCGTCTACTACTATTTCAATAATAAAGCGGTGCTTTTTACCGAGGCGATTTTATTCGTCTTAAATATTGCTTACCAGCAAACGCGTAAAATCATTACCGGTTCCGGAGAGCTTAAGGACCGACTGCTTATTGTGGCTGAACGGCATATGGCGAACGCCCATGTCGACTTTGAAACGATGATGCGCGAAGCGGCTCCAGGCCTCACAGAGGAGCAAACGTTAACCATCCGTGCCGGAGAAGCCCGGCTCCATGAGCTGCTCGCTGGTATTTTTCAAGAGGCTATGGATAAAAAAGAGCTGGTTTCAGGCAACCCGCTGCTGCTTGCCCACGCCTATACCGCTATGCTGAGCATCCGCAACCGTAAAAAAGTTGTCAATGATGAAGCTTCACTCAAGCAAACGGCGCGCGAGCTGGTAGAACTGTTCTGGCATGGCGCCGCCCCCCATTAGTACGTGCGCCAGCTTGGAGGAGCTAGGCGGGCGTTCTAGCGGGCGTTCTAGCGATCCTTCTGCTTTACGCTGACGCTTGCCGCGAAACCATAAAAAAAGACTCCCTTCAGCCTCCAAGGGCGAAGAAAGTCTCCTAATGATTTAAGCTGCTGCTTTGTCCCGGCACCGGCTACAAAATAATAAAAGCAAACACGATGGCAAGCGCAAAGCGGTAGTAGGCGAACCAAGATAAACGCAGCTTTTTGATTAAATTAATAAAAGTAACGACAGCAATAAGTGCTACGATAAACGCGGTAATAAAACCAATCAAAAACAACGGCATATCCGCCATCGTCAGAAATTCACGGCTTTTAATCAGGTCTATTCCGCTTGCTCCCGCCATCATCGGCACCGATACGATAAATGTAAATTCTGCAGCAGCCTTCTGGCTCGCCCCGAAAAACATACCCCCCGATATCGTCGAACCGGAACGCGAGAAGCCCGGCCATAGCGCCAATACCTGGAAGCAGCCAATCGCAAGAGCCTGCTTGTACGACAGGTCATCCAGCTCTTCAGCCGTTACTTTCCGCTTAATCCGGTCAGCGAAGATCATCAGAATACCGCCTGCGACGAGACCAACCAATACCGTAGTTGTACTAAACAAATATTCTTTAATAAATCCATGAAATACGACACCGATTAGACCTGCCGGAAGCATAGCAAGCGCAATATGCAGCGCGTTCATCCCGGATGATTTGGAGAAGTTGAAGTTCAATAGCTTCAAGAACCTTTTGCGATAAAGCACCAGCACGGCCAGCACCGCTCCAAATTGAATGACGACCTCAAAGGTTTTCGCACGGTCTCCTGTAAAGTTAAGCAAATCCGCGAGTAAAATGAGATGCCCTGTCGATGATACAGGTAGAAACTCCGTCAAACCTTCCACGATTCCCATCAGAATCGCATTTAATAAATCCACCATTCTCCTGCCTCCTGCATCCTAATCTCTAATTTCTAATCTCAAATAAACTCTATTATTGTAACACATGACTTCCGCCAAGTCTTGCTCAGCAAGTCCCAGATTTTCGACAACGGAAGCTTGGTTTTTGCAACTAGTTATAAGGGCCTTCCGTATTAGTCGTGTGATATTTTCAACGTATGCCAAGAAGGGAGCCTGCACTATTGAATCAACAAGAAAACATGCCAAATAGCCCACTCCATAAAAGAGAAGGCGACCCGCTCGCGCTCACCAAGAGCGAAGTGATTATGCAGCCGGATATTACCGCTCAATTAAGCGGCACATGGAAAAAGCTCGCGTTTTGGATAAAAATGACGGCCGCTCTCACGATGCTGTTCGGCTTGTTTCAAACGATCGCCAGCCTGCTGCAATTTGGCCTCGGCACGATTGCCGGGCTGCTGGAAATCAGCATCGCCGTCGTCTTGTTCCTGCTAGGGAAACAGGTAGGCAAGCTTGCTGGCCATTCGGATGAAAATGCGATGCTCAAGCTGGCGCAGCGGCTGCTGCTTTATTTTCGGCTGCAAGCCGCCTTTATCGTTACGTTCGCTATCGTCTTCATGATCATTGCCGTGACCGTCATTCATTTTCTCGTGGATTGGGACTGGGCCATTAACCTTATGCAGCACGGGCGAAAAATGAACAAGCTGCTCTCGCGTCTGGAAAGCTTGTATAACATCGTTACGGGCTGGTTCTCATAGCGAACTGGAGACGATAATTTCGATTTTGCGAATGCGATGCGTCTCTTTCTCGCGAATGATGAATGTCAGCTCCGCATACGTCCACGCCTCCCCTACAGGGAGGTCGGGCATTCGGTTAAACAGCCAGCCGCCAATGGAATCCACCTCTTCACTTTCTAAATGGCTTCCCGTCGCTGTATTCACCTCGCTAATGAGCGCATTGCCATTTACCATAAACCTCCCCTCCCCTAGCTGGTCGATTTCCTTCACTTCATCCGCATCAAATTCATCGCGAATTTCGCCTACGATCTCTTCGATAATATCTTCAATCGTTATCAGCCCTGATGTCCCGCCATATTCATCGAGCAAAATCGACATATGCACCCGTTCCGTTTGCATCGTTCGCAGCAGCTTTTTAATCGGCATAACCTCCGGCATAAACATGACGGGCTGCATGAGCGAGCTTACCTCGGTCGTCTTCTGATCTACATAATGCATAAAAAACTGCTTCGTATTAATGACGCCGATAATATTATCCTTGCTCCCTTGCGCCACTGGAAAACGCGTATATTGCTCGCGTTTGATCGTCGCAACATTTTCCTCATGCGGCTTATCGCTATACAAGCACACCATGTCGGTACGCGGCACCATAATTTCTCTCGCCAGCCGCTCGTCGAATTCAAAAATCCGGTTCACATAGCTGAGCTCGCTTTTATTGATTTTGCCGCTTTCGTAGCTTTCGGACATAATATGCCGGATTTCCTCTTCGGAATGCGCTTCATGCTCATTAGCCGGCTTAAAGCCGACTAATCGCACCAGCCCATTTGCCGAACCATTCAACAGCCAGATGAACGGAAAAAACAGCCGGTAAAACCAAATGATGAGCGGCGCTGTGAACTGGCTAATTTGCTCAGACTTAATAATGGCCAGCGTCTTCGGCGCAAGCTCTCCAAGCACGACGTGCAGGTAGGTCACAAGACTAAAGGAAACGACAAAAGACAGCACATCGGCAAAATCGCCCACGACGCCCCAATGATGCAGCAGCGGATGCAGCACCTCATGAATCGTCGGCTCGCCGAGCCAGCCAAGTCCGAGCGCTGTTATCGTAATCCCTAGCTGGCAGGCCGACAAATAGCCATCCAAATTGTTAATGACCTTGTCTACCGCAGCCGCATTTTTCGCGCCTTCCGCGACCATTTGATGCACGCGGCTTGCCCGCAAACGGATGACAGCGAATTCAGTCGCCACAAAAAAAGCGGTAAAAATAAGCAAAATTACGAATACCGTCAGCTTCCAAATCATGCCGAATCTCCTCTGCCATTTTGGACTATGCCCTATTGTTTCCATGAACGGCGAAAATCATTACAAATGGCCCGGCTGAAATGAAAAAAGCCCGCAAGGCGGGCTGTAAAGCTACAGCTGCCTGCGGGCATTTTATAAGAAGCATGGACTAATTTCGGACTAATAGCCTACCTCAACGGATGCATTGACAATGTAAATCAAATCGTTGCGGTCCGCCTTGTCCGGCAGCACAATGCCGCTTGTCGTCAGCATGCCGCCGTCCACAAGCTCCACAGTTACCGTTCCATAAGGAAGCACCGCTTTCACTTGCTCGATATCCAGCAGCTCCTTGTCGCAAGGAACAGCAAGGCGCACTCTGACCTTCATCGCATCCAGCGTTCCGCCAGGCAAAATTTCAAGCAGGCCCGGCATCGAATTGTGATGAATCGCATTTTGCACAGCCCGTACCGCCGCTTTCGTAACGTCTTGACCATGCAGGTCGCAGCCCATGCCGATTTCAATAAACAGCAGCTTTTCCATCGTTGCTCCTCCTTCTTATTCCTTATTGCTAATTCCATATAGCTTGCCAATACAGCTGCAATTGTTATTCGCCTTCATAATTCGGATCATTCGCTAGATCATCCGCATAACGCTGCAAATCCTCAATGGCGCTGCTCTCTTGCTTATGCGTCCCGATCTCCGGCAGCAGCTCGGTCAGATCCGGCGGCTGAAGCAGCTCGATTGGCGACATCCCTTTATCAAACTGGAACGAATCCCCTTCAATGACGACAACATACCGGCCATTATGCTTGGCAAAATGCAGCGCTGTACCGAATTCGGCCAGCAAGCCTTTAACCGTTACGCTGTCCAGCTTGAACGTAAACGGCAAATCCGGCTTTTGCTCCACAAGCGCTGCCGATGCCAATGTCACCTGCTCCTGTGACCAGTATTCATGAATATCGCGTTTCTCGCTGTGGGCCCATACCTCAATCGCATTTTCTTCCTCGTGGCGTTCAGTGCTCTCCGTCACGCCCTCCCACTTGTCATCCATATACTGCTGTACCATGTCCAGAAGCTGGTCGCTCATCACTTCCGGAAGCGGCTTCTCATAGGATACGTACTTGAGAAAATCCTCAAAATAGCGGGCATGCGACGCCTGATGAATTTTCAGCTCCCAATGCTCCAATATTCCCTCCTCGGGCATATGCGGATATTGAATCGACTTGATGCTGCGGGCGCTAATCGCCATTTCCACTTGCGAAATCAAATTGCGCTCATCGGAGATGCGGGCGATTTTCGGCTCAAAGTCACATTTTAGAAGGAATAAAAAGGGCTCATCAAAAAAAGTATTCAGCTTCGCTCTTGCAATTATAAAAGCACCGCCGCGCACCGCGCTCGTATCCATATAAATATGCACCAGCTCGTCAGCAATGCCAATATAACGCTCCTTGTTGTCCGCATCACGCAGCCGCTGGAACAAATTATAGTTCTGATTGCTGCCCAACTCATAGCCAGGCTCGACCATGAAGCGGCCGATTTTTGTCGGCGCATTTTCCGAATTCGGGTTGCGTTCTACTTTGCGCTTAACGATGCGGGCAAACTCCCCATCCAAAAATCGCTTAATCTCGCTATCTTCATAATCCTCTTCCTCCAGCGTCTGATAATGCTTGTACCGTTTGGAGGAGCTGCTGTCCTCTCCCTCAGTAACAATGACGAAAAAGGATAAATACTCCATTATAAAATCCACGTTTATGACCCTCCGCTTGTATAAGCCTTTTCCTGATATAAATAAGCCGGCTTTAATTCCGTATCGTCATAGCTCCGATGCCATACTGCTGTCGTTGCCGGGGACATTGGCGGTATAAGCCATGACCAGCGGCCTGTAACCGCACGTCCCTGTTCCTTCTCCTGCTTCTCAAAGCGCGTAAACTGTTCGGCCGCCGTATGATGGTCCACGATGCTCGCGCCATGCTTCTTGAACGAATGAATGACGGCCGCATTCAGCTCTACCAGTGCACGATCTTTCCAAAGGGACGTATTCGTCGTCATATCTAATCCCATTAATCTCGCGACGGCAGGCAACTGATTGTA from the Paenibacillus sp. BIHB 4019 genome contains:
- a CDS encoding leucine-rich repeat protein, with translation MKKSVICLLIALFTFGTSFSQIIPVYADENDFTFTIGSNGATVTDYRGTDLNVVIPAEYAGTTVTEIGRSAFDTYGTGKPKITSVVIPNNVKVIQTYGFRYTGLTSIDLPDSLTTIGASAFENNPLTTVVFPDSVTTIGNYSFYMNNLTSIKLSENLKTINGGAFDTNHITKLVIPASVTNVASSSFYNNNLTSITVLGNATTFGTGVFAGNPGNLKIFGIANSPVAVYASSNGHTFVDGTAFFQAVSSAKSLLKSYLVGTSVGQVSANAYNDLSADYDAAMLFIDRIGNATIASDLANAATPLTSSIAAFNAQIVQAGNPAALAAMIAATQQALTDHPQGVNVGQVSAGTRTALQSATNAAQQILDNAGNYTQDQLDTAVNQLNAAVQVFNAAVIQAGVPTALDAAIKVAQQALTDHPQGENVGQVSAGTRTALQSATNAAQQILDNAGNYTQDQLDTAVNQLNAAVQVFNAAVLQTGIPTALGAAITAAQQALTDHPQGVNVGQASAGARTALQSASNAAQQILDNAGNYTQDQLDTAVNQLNAAVQVFNAAVIQAGVPTALGVAITVAQQALTNHPQGTDVGQTSAGNRTVLETAKDAAQQIFDNAGNYTQDQLDTAVNQLNAAVQIFNAAVIQAGVPTALDAAIMAAQQALTDHPQGVNVGQVSAGTRTALQSATNAAQQILDNAGNYTQDQLDTAVSQLNAAVQVFNAAVIQAGVPTALDAAITAAQQALTDHPQGTDVGQTSAGDRTVLETVMDAAQQILDNAGNYTQDQLDTAVSQLDSAVQVFNAAIIQAGVPTALDVAITAAQQALMDHPQGTDVGQTSAGTRTALETAIDAAQQILDNAGNYTQAQLDTAVNELNAAVQVYNSAVIQAGIPTALGAAITAAQQALTDHPQGTDVGQTLAGTRTALETAIDAAQQILDNAGNYTQDQLDTAVSQLNAAVQVFNTAVIQAGIPTALDTAIAAAQQALTDHPEGTDVGETSAGDRAAFQTAIDAAQAVSDDAENQSQTRLDEAAVSLNDAMAVFEAAWVGMVLTASANDLYGPSDTLRFTVFYGYEVTVIGTPVVPIMVGDNSSSQTVYAPYMGARGEAVTKLTFEFEVPAGLADVDGIKVAASLELPNGASIVRTSSGLPASLTYVAPDTNGIRIVAIPPEVALTVAPNGSERKAISVMASVYGGAAGNALTQLRWLPGSLSGVDFAGGTKGTDILATPQFTITANGDYTVYALDEAGNEAVKTITVTGISTPSSSENGNRPVTSGTTVKLDANGGITIFVDPSDSKQVKRSDGTVIEQVILPERTRKQVLELLKNAMEPFVSIIIGNREQAVQAQFQADWIADMVKANPNTIIEVRLNDSSYQLRLSAIDLIGLAERLDAEISNLTVNIIQVLAGEHIRQEIDQIGVSQGFSVFANVIDYKVLVEANGQMLEVHDYGGSYSIRTIKLDRENTNRNLVAIQYIPENGTVVFVPAKMETGPDGTIEAILNVPHNSLYTVVNVQARTFADLTGHWAKADVEHLASKLLVNGVAAGRFDSEGTITRAEFSALLVRALGLSVKESKGGDRFADVPASAWYASAVNAAVASGLVSGIGGGRFAPNDPITREQMAVVIAGALTFTSHGTGSDGQEGGHLDAFTDGDSVSSWAQAAVARASKDGIMKGMEDGRFAPRENVTRAQAAVILKRFLQYVHFID
- a CDS encoding undecaprenyl-diphosphate phosphatase, whose product is MVDLLNAILMGIVEGLTEFLPVSSTGHLILLADLLNFTGDRAKTFEVVIQFGAVLAVLVLYRKRFLKLLNFNFSKSSGMNALHIALAMLPAGLIGVVFHGFIKEYLFSTTTVLVGLVAGGILMIFADRIKRKVTAEELDDLSYKQALAIGCFQVLALWPGFSRSGSTISGGMFFGASQKAAAEFTFIVSVPMMAGASGIDLIKSREFLTMADMPLFLIGFITAFIVALIAVVTFINLIKKLRLSWFAYYRFALAIVFAFIIL
- a CDS encoding TetR/AcrR family transcriptional regulator; this encodes MVDEQEKRKPGRPKGSSTAQTMEKILFTASYQFMELGFEKVSLDGVAKASGVTKASVYYYFNNKAVLFTEAILFVLNIAYQQTRKIITGSGELKDRLLIVAERHMANAHVDFETMMREAAPGLTEEQTLTIRAGEARLHELLAGIFQEAMDKKELVSGNPLLLAHAYTAMLSIRNRKKVVNDEASLKQTARELVELFWHGAAPH
- a CDS encoding MMPL family transporter, with product MGVMLEKLGSAVAGRRTRWITVIVWIVLAGALTMWLPAVGGQEKNNAPNLETDSPSVLADQLIKDKFPNGAGVPALLVWHRDAGLTEEDYALIQKTSQLLSEQPLPEQGELLPLHQMPAPALSKLASEDGGTLVQPITFAENTDTEILRSNLEKMQELVKEAAGGTSPFDAATTGVDALSARISGPVGIQVDASALFKGADVSLLIATVLIVLILLLLIYRSPILAVVPIVGVGFAYLVTSPILGWLASEGWITVDAQAISIMTVLLFGAGTDYCLFFISHFRQELEREDNKMTALKIAFRDASGAIAMSGFTVVLSLLALLAAKYGAYQRFAIPFSLSIFIMGIASLTLVPALLSIMGRASFFPFIPRTEGMQQQRAEKRSKPFRPRRQGSKLGTAVGSLVVAKPWTVVIASVIFLGALAGFAPQVKFTYDLLSSFPKDMPSREGFDTISTAFTPGQLAPITVAAQTEGKPVELVASLSDMDLVDSVSEPVQSEEDPNLQSVQVTLNINPYSQEAMDLVPLLRGAAEEALDKAGVESAAAKVWVGGQTATQHDSQLLTDRDNKVIIPLVIGMILVLLIVYLRSIVAALYLIATVLLSFGSALGLGWIILHYGMGAEAIQGAIPLYAFVFLIALGEDYNIFMISSIWKKKAKMPLKQAIREGVAETGGVITSAGLILAATFAVLATLPIQVLVQFGVITAIGVLMDTFIVRPFLVPAITTLLGKKAFWPARTELVEAEKSKPGKQKQIV